One window of the Lachancea thermotolerans CBS 6340 chromosome A complete sequence genome contains the following:
- the BUD31 gene encoding U2 snRNP complex subunit BUD31 (highly similar to uniprot|P25337 Saccharomyces cerevisiae YCR063W BUD31 Protein involved in bud-site selection diploid mutants display a random budding pattern instead of the wild-type bipolar pattern), with protein sequence MPRIKTKNTKATPAGFDKIKPTLIDFDIQLKELQDDKASRLAANADQGAWKVFQLSHERTRYVYDLYYKRKAISKELYEWLLREKYADKMLIAKWKKKGYEKLCCLRCIQTSETAQGNTCICRVPRATLEKNSKDGVVTFTRCVHCGCSGCASTD encoded by the coding sequence ATGCCTAGAATTAAAACAAAGAACACGAAGGCTACACCGGCGGGAtttgacaaaatcaagcCAACGCTCATCGACTTCGACATCCaactgaaagagcttcaggatGACAAAGCCTCCAGGCTAGCCGCCAATGCAGACCAGGGAGCCTGGAAGGTATTCCAACTGTCCCACGAGCGAACTCGCTATGTCTACGACCTGTATTACAAGCGCAAGGCCATCTCTAAAGAACTTTATGAGTGGCTTCTCCGCGAGAAATACGCCGACAAGATGCTCATTGCTAAgtggaagaaaaaaggcTACGAAAAGCTCTGCTGCCTCCGCTGCATACAGACTTCCGAAACGGCTCAAGGAAACACTTGCATCTGCAGAGTCCCGCGTGCCACCCTCGAGAAGAATAGCAAAGACGGCGTCGTTACCTTCACGCGCTGCGTCCACTGTGGATGTAGCGGCTGTGCCAGCACAGATTAA
- the LOT6 gene encoding flavin-dependent quinone reductase (similar to uniprot|Q07923 Saccharomyces cerevisiae YLR011W LOT6 Putative NADPH-dependent FMN reductase with strong ferricyanide reductase activity in vitro gene expression increases in cultures shifted to a lower temperature), translating into MLIGVIIGSTRSPRVCPQIAQFILDTIERSKSYQELSEKPLLKIIDIADWNLPLYDESNVPSQIKRSEDYDHEHTKLWSLEIQKYNGFIFVTPQYNWGYPAALKNAIDYLFNEWKGKSAAIVTYGGHGGTKCNEQLAVVLEGLRMIPTQSRVLLSFPDRDTLYAAASGKDLGLSSNPSGDLWTTEKTQIEATFNELFESIVKTQDL; encoded by the coding sequence ATGCTAATTGGAGTAATCATCGGAAGTACTCGAAGCCCAAGGGTTTGCCCTCAAATCGCCCAGTTTATTTTGGATACCATCGAACGTTCCAAATCCTATCAGGAGCTGAGCGAAAAGCCATTGCTTAAAATCATCGACATTGCTGACTGGAATCTGCCATTGTACGACGAGTCCAACGTTCCCTCCCAGATCAAGCGCAGTGAAGACTACGACCACGAGCAcacaaagctttggagcctggaaattcaaaaatataaCGGCTTCATATTCGTGACTCCGCAGTACAACTGGGGCTATCCAGCTGCTCTAAAAAACGCCATTGACTATCTGTTTAATGAATGGAAAGGCAAATCAGCCGCAATAGTCACTTACGGTGGCCATGGGGGAACCAAGTGCAATGAACAATTGGCCGTTGTCCTTGAAGGACTTCGCATGATCCCAACCCAAAGCAGAGTCTTGCTCTCATTCCCGGACCGCGATACACTTTACGCTGCAGCCTCAGGAAAAGATTTAGGTCTTTCCAGTAATCCTAGCGGAGACCTTTGGACCACGGAAAAGACGCAGATTGAAGCGACTTTCAacgagctttttgagtcGATAGTTAAAACACAAGATCTCTAG
- the MPP6 gene encoding Mpp6p (conserved hypothetical protein), with amino-acid sequence MSKEVSGKLSSRVMNMKFMKQADQAEEIEQEKQKVQHHVDTSEWALSGGEEFKSRLRPQLRTAGTTEIMEQTQSAPVVGRRKFGSQAKTEPEGTTEPGLDELWENQKGKKRKAGEAAGEKDEKETDQSEDEEEEAPAKRFKSQQEKTDKRERKSSKRKN; translated from the coding sequence ATGTCAAAAGAAGTGAGCGGCAAGCTCTCGAGCCGCGTCATGAACATGAAGTTCATGAAGCAAGCGGACCAAGCAGAGGAGATTGAAcaagagaagcagaaagTGCAGCATCATGTGGATACCAGTGAATGGGCATTGAGTGGAGGAGAAGAATTCAAGTCCCGGCTGCGGCCACAACTTCGAACGGCTGGTACCACGGAAATTATGGAACAGACCCAGTCCGCCCCGGTAGTTGGAAGGCGGAAGTTTGGTTCGCAGGCCAAGACAGAACCTGAGGGCACCACTGAACCTGGTCTAGATGAACTTTGGGAGAACCAAAAGGGcaaaaagcgcaaggcTGGGGAGGCGGCCGGAGAAAAGGACGAGAAGGAAACAGATCAGAgtgaagatgaggaagaagaagcgccGGCTAAACGCTTCAAGTCACAGCAGGAGAAAACAGACAAAAGGGAGCGCAAGTCTTCGAAGCGCAAGAACTGA
- the TVS1 gene encoding Tvs1p (similar to uniprot|P25639 Saccharomyces cerevisiae YCR061W Protein of unknown function green fluorescent protein (GFP)-fusion protein localizes to the cytoplasm in a punctate pattern): protein MRRSLIMAGAAAALGVAVRGDMDMDMEMGMDAGDSAEIMPMGGGSAASKTEAGAGGSAAASAPSAVLSAVPHEPKHVHGLPILQTQLTAAERLYWENYNTTTFFNLPEGTRGAGLARYHAAAVALATAAVYPASLVLYGARQCSARCARLYVAVVVANGALLFSAMAALLALRGHNPVPYPGNAYAKTCYVVAVLCAVQTLAAVARFWTHDRHVTSVAGDGGLAPADAERFELVAADRHHSHSSDGSELSAALSHQHKPEPESEPTLEFDAERALDLEAHRRALSFHTDADSRLARVAGLVQSLTTWPLLYMLMIHCVIGLAVGNLFGEGLRVFNLLAHWIKGGVFVLLGMLSLARYSGYGAGRGWAWNRSIVRVHPTSAVNNLRRMILPYGSVITMEYIESFLIFFYGSTNVFLEHLSNTDGQWHAKDLQHVSIAFMYIGCGLCGLITEYKLSDWRRKHATSDPGECQTSDSNVTGTPGYTPNPFPAFTIFWTGILMSQHAQASAVSTAIHVQWGLLLSYGSFFRLLTFFMLIWKPNTDSKPSRPFTELVTSFCLLCGGLIFMESTDQVVEALEYRGLTSMFTFNLSVGFTTLFMAWEMILFMWGDWLHQRA, encoded by the coding sequence ATGAGACGCTCACTAATCATGGCGGGTGCCGCGGCGGCTCTGGGGGTCGCCGTGCGGGGAGATATGGACATGGACATGGAGATGGGCATGGATGCGGGCGATTCCGCGGAGATAATGCCGATGGGCGGTGGAAGCGCCGCCAGCAAAACGGAAGCCGGAGCCGGCGGAAGCGCGGCCGCGAGCGCGCCGTCCGCGGTGCTGTCGGCCGTGCCGCACGAGCCGAAGCACGTGCACGGGCTGCCGATCCTGCAGACGCAGCTGACCGCGGCGGAGCGGCTGTACTGGGAGAACTACAACACGACGACGTTCTTCAACCTGCCGGAGGGCACGCGCGGCGCGGGGCTGGCGCGGTACCACGCAGCGGCGGTGGCGCTGGCGACCGCGGCGGTGTACCCTGCGTCGCTCGTTCTGTACGGCGCGCGGCAGTGCTCTGCTCGCTGCGCACGGCTGTACGTGGCGGTGGTCGTGGCGAAcggcgcgctgctgttctCCGCGATGgccgcgctgctggcgctgcgCGGGCACAACCCGGTGCCGTACCCGGGCAACGCGTACGCGAAGACGTGCTACGTGGTCGCGGTGCTGTGCGCGGTGCAGACGCTCGCGGCGGTGGCGCGGTTCTGGACACACGACCGGCACGTGACCTCGGTCGCGGGCGACGGCGGGCTCGCGCCCGCCGACGCCGAACGCTTTGAGCTCGTCGCCGCGGACCGCCACCACTCGCACTCGTCGGACGGCTCCGAGCTCTCGGCCGCGCTGTCGCACCAGCACAAGCCCGAGCCCGAGAGCGAGCCCACGCTGGAGTTTGACGCGGAGCGCGCACTCGACCTCGAGGCGCACCGCCGCGCGCTGTCGTTCCACACGGACGCCGACTCGCGCCTCGCGAGGGTCGCGGGCCTCGTCCAGTCGCTCACCACCTGGCCGCTGCTGTACATGCTCATGATCCACTGCGTCATCGGCCTCGCGGTCGGCAACCTCTTCGGCGAGGGCCTCCGTGTGTTCAACCTTTTGGCGCACTGGATCAAGGGCGGTGTATTTGTGCTGCTGGGCATGCTGTCGCTCGCGCGGTACTCGGGCTATGGGGCCGGTCGCGGCTGGGCGTGGAACCGCAGCATCGTGCGCGTCCACCCCACCAGCGCTGTCAACAATCTGCGGCGCATGATCCTGCCCTACGGCTCAGTCATCACCATGGAGTACATCGAGTccttcctcatcttcttctacGGTTCCACTAACGTGTTTCTGGAGCACCTCTCTAATACCGACGGCCAATGGCACGCCAAGGACCTGCAGCACGTCTCGATCGCATTCATGTACATCGGCTGCGGCCTGTGCGGGCTCATTACGGAGTACAAGCTGTCGGACTGGCGCCGCAAGCACGCGACTTCAGACCCCGGCGAGTGCCAGACCTCGGACTCTAACGTCACAGGCACGCCTGGCTACACTCCTAATCCGTTCCCTGCCTTTACCATCTTCTGGACTGGTATTCTGATGTCGCAGCACGCCCAGGCGTCGGCCGTCTCGACCGCCATCCACGTCCAATGGGGGCTGCTTCTGTCCTACGGGTCCTTTTTCCGTCTGCTGACCTTTTTCATGCTCATTTGGAAACCAAACACGGACTCGAAACCTTCCAGGCCCTTCACAGAGCTTGTCACATCATTTTGTCTGCTCTGTGGCGGCTTGATTTTTATGGAGTCCACCGATCAAGTGGTTGAGGCCCTGGAGTACCGCGGCCTCACCAGTATGTTCACCTTCAACCTGAGCGTGGGTTTTACCACCCTCTTCATGGCCTGGGAGATGATTCTATTTATGTGGGGAGATTGGTTGCACCAGCGCGCCTAA
- the YIH1 gene encoding Yih1p (similar to uniprot|P25637 Saccharomyces cerevisiae YCR059C YIH1 piecemeal microautophagy of the nucleus (PMN)) translates to MSQEELQQELEAIDAIYPDFMERLSETQCVIKIPEHEAISVHLSFPTGYPTQSAPQVLQVNGAHDPKALRDQFEGVMEDIWKQDVCIFDFLTEVAEACSQVSDQDLLLSESDVQADAALQQQLESLQLEVSAAALDVTWFQSDPVVDRGSTFIAFAAHASSEEDACLKLDQLRMDPKVSKCQHVMTAWRIRGEGSVTYQDCEDDGETAAGGRLLHLLTLMDAWDVVVGVARWFTGTHIGPDRFKHINSTAREAVLRGSFADASKAGKKKK, encoded by the coding sequence ATGTCCCAAGAGGAGCTGCAGCAGGAGCTCGAGGCCATAGACGCCATCTATCCCGACTTCATGGAGCGGCTGTCAGAGACCCAATGTGTCATAAAGATTCCCGAGCACGAGGCCATCAGCGTCCATCTATCCTTCCCCACCGGGTACCCGACGCAGTCGGCGCCACAGGTGCTCCAAGTCAACGGCGCGCACGACCCCAAAGCGCTGCGAGATCAATTCGAGGGCGTCATGGAGGACATCTGGAAGCAGGACGTATGCATATTCGACTTTCTCACCGAAGTCGCCGAGGCCTGCTCGCAGGTCAGCGACCAGGATTTGCTCTTGAGCGAAAGCGACGTGCAGGCTGATGCAGCCCTGCAGCAACAGCTCGAGTCGCTGCAGCTCGAAGTCAGCGCCGCCGCGCTCGACGTTACTTGGTTCCAAAGCGATCCCGTGGTTGACCGCGGCTCCACATTCATAGCGTTCGCGGCGCACGCATCGAGTGAAGAGGACGCGTGCTTGAAGCTCGATCAGCTGCGAATGGACCCCAAAGTCAGCAAGTGCCAGCACGTCATGACCGCGTGGCGCATCCGCGGCGAGGGCAGCGTTACCTACCAGGACTGTGAGGACGATGGTGAAAccgccgccggcggccGTCTCCTACACCTTCTGACCCTCATGGATGCCTGGGACGTGGTAGTCGGTGTGGCGCGGTGGTTCACGGGTACCCACATAGGGCCTGACCGCTTTAAGCACATCAACTCCACTGCGCGCGAGGCCGTGCTGCGAGGGTCTTTCGCGGACGCCTCAAAGGCgggaaagaagaaaaaatga
- the HCM1 gene encoding Hcm1p (weakly similar to uniprot|P25364 Saccharomyces cerevisiae YCR065W HCM1 Forkhead transcription factor involved in cell cycle specific transcription of SPC110 encoding a spindle pole body (SPB) calmodulin binding protein dosage-dependent suppressor of calmodulin mutants with specific defects in SPB assembly), giving the protein MEASAGTAVVGVEHSKRRRDSADAAEPPTLTPPHSTLRKAGTPVKRGKNQHPLSPELSSPIRPHKTRKSKSDTPLITTRSSNSQTLEELIEAFTDRKRLLLLQDPNKKPPFSYAMLIGLAILQSTEVRLTLSQIYQWITYHFPYYKLGDYGWQNSIRHNLSLNEAFVKGEKAPDGKGHYWQVKSGCEGKFFKSGQTDDEVRTKLRKLCSDVLAVTSNPRSPEPELLGKSLYDEGTTTEVERRRLGGRKLDDVYALDISSDEDESFQEQSINNLSRVASSPVGLREALLPFEQASANKEAINQDAFIGELSPAIPYSENDAGASETKNETAFPSLRKSYSADCPQQELWSAPSLTLSPKKDAKKYTCSFNANFEASPHTRTPKTGPLLEGFGSPGSELEGVDFTGPLDLLKTPQLKHANNHEFSYTPRGNTSMKKWRTPTVLFQDFSRSPVLMNSAGPPMMVIDDCVSEEVSCRKPDPFQLGKFCSLPLCESQTHSHKFFENIRYSSGLFGVDVCSVWKRAVEGSRETADRSGKETLLDTPFQGTSRRASTSKEDRVYE; this is encoded by the coding sequence ATGGAAGCCTCAGCTGGAACTGCGGTCGTCGGCGTGGAACACAGCAAGAGACGGCGCGATAGCGCGGATGCGGCCGAACCGCCGACTCTCACGCCCCCACACTCTACCCTTAGGAAGGCTGGTACGCCCGTCAAACGCGGCAAGAACCAACATCCGTTGTCGCCGGAGCTTTCGTCGCCCATCCGTCCTCATAAAACACGCAAATCGAAATCGGACACCCCACTTATCACCACGCGGTCTTCAAACTCGCAGACCCTTGAGGAGCTCATAGAAGCGTTCACGGACCGCAAGAGACTCCTGCTCCTGCAAGATCCCAACAAAAAGCCGCCTTTCTCTTACGCTATGCTAATCGGGCTGGCCATTCTTCAGTCCACTGAAGTCAGGCTCACGCTTTCTCAGATTTATCAATGGATCACTTACCACTTCCCTTACTACAAGTTGGGGGACTATGGCTGGCAAAACAGCATCAGGCACAACCTGTCGCTTAACGAGGCATTCGTTAAAGGCGAAAAGGCCCCGGATGGGAAAGGCCACTACTGGCAGGTCAAAAGCGGCTGCGAGGgcaagtttttcaagagcggACAGACCGACGACGAGGTCAGAACGAAGCTTCGTAAGCTTTGCTCCGACGTGCTCGCTGTCACTTCTAATCCTCGTTCGCCTGAGCCCGAGCTTCTCGGCAAATCGCTCTATGACGAAGGTACTACGACGGAGGTTGAACGTCGTCGCTTGGGCGGCCGGAAGCTCGATGACGTGTACGCACTCGACATATCCTccgatgaagatgaaagctttcaagaacaaagtaTCAACAACCTCTCTAGGGTCGCTTCCTCGCCTGTTGGGCTGAGGGAAGCTCTATTGCCTTTTGAGCAGGCTAGTGCAAACAAGGAGGCAATTAATCAAGACGCATTCATTGGTGAGCTTTCACCTGCTATTCCTTACAGCGAAAATGACGCAGGTGCTTCAGAAACCAAAAACGAAACTGCTTTTCCCTCTCTAAGGAAGTCGTACTCTGCGGATTGCCCTCAACAAGAATTATGGAGTGCACCAAGCTTGACGTTATCGCCCAAGAAAGACGCCAAAAAGTACACATGTTCTTTTAACGctaactttgaagcttctccGCACACTAGAACCCCAAAGACAGGACCTCTTTTGGAAGGCTTCGGGTCTCCCGGGTCCGAATTGGAAGGTGTGGACTTTACTGGCCCGCTAGATCTACTCAAAACACCGCAACTTAAGCACGCAAATAACCATGAGTTTTCATACACGCCCCGTGGAAATACATCCATGAAAAAATGGCGCACGCCCACTGTTCTTTTCCAAGACTTCAGCCGCTCGCCTGTGCTGATGAATTCCGCTGGACCGCCAATGATGGTAATAGATGATTGTGTTTCAGAGGAAGTATCTTGCCGGAAACCAGATCCTTTCCAACTGGGGAAATTCTGCAGTCTTCCTCTATGTGAATCGCAGACACACTCCCACaagtttttcgaaaacatTAGGTATTCATCCGGGCTTTTTGGAGTGGACGTGTGCTCTGTATGGAAGCGAGCTGTGGAAGGCAGCAGGGAAACAGCTGACCGGTCAGGAAAGGAAACTCTGCTTGACACGCCCTTCCAGGGCACTAGCAGACGGGCAAGCACTAGTAAAGAGGACAGGGTTTATGAATAG
- the RAD18 gene encoding E3 ubiquitin-protein ligase RAD18 (similar to uniprot|P10862 Saccharomyces cerevisiae YCR066W RAD18 Protein involved in postreplication repair binds single-stranded DNA and has single-stranded DNA dependent ATPase activity forms heterodimer with Rad6p contains RING-finger motif), whose product MSRLPKLSEQIQDVSDPRDFLRTKLPELVDLDTLLRCHICKGFIKTPVLTPCGHTFCSLCIREYLNRELKCPLCLAELRESMLRSEFLVNEIIASYVGLRSKLLEIARSGPDGTVPHSDTSLIEIAPGDEGAHELSGDDDLQIIETRRNRPAKRNAEIVLMPSKKSRRDSEKPGISSMISKSKSPALPEDSAECPICQKHFPLEYLQRTHLDECLTMGSLGAAAKPTSPPKIGKASNETTVSVQPAAERISEPSVSANTTHSNRYLESGQKQGVARLAKLNFSSMSMQQLKSKLTSLKLSTIGSRQQLINRYNHYEMLWNSNFMDSIEPLEEKELRRRLASWEATHNSSEGTLRKGNISKLLNKNSTTRIKDFKTDRFDRKGWILAHQQEFNELLEEARHNLAKANKMKYSASNQDEVEDAEQAESHPNSISCEKGEIPSNQLVVKTEEISTSSQGTTGV is encoded by the coding sequence atgTCGAGACTGCCGAAACTCAGCGAGCAAATACAAGATGTTTCCGATCCCAGAGACTTTCTGCGAACTAAACTACCTGAACTTGTGGACCTTGATACACTCCTCAGATGTCATATTTGCAAAGGCTTCATTAAGACACCGGTACTTACTCCCTGCGGCCATACGTTCTGCTCTCTGTGTATTAGAGAATACTTAAACAGAGAGCTGAAGTGCCCTTTATGTCTTGCGGAGTTGAGAGAATCGATGCTGAGAAGTGAGTTCCTTGTTAACGAGATCATCGCCAGTTATGTGGGTCTGCGAtcaaagctgcttgaaATCGCGCGAAGCGGGCCAGATGGTACGGTACCGCACAGTGATACCTCTTTGATCGAAATCGCACCGGGCGATGAAGGAGCTCACGAACTATCAGGAGACGACGACTTACAGATCATTGAAACTAGGCGAAACAGGCCTGCCAAGCGTAACGCTGAGATTGTCCTGATGCCCTCGAAAAAATCACGTCGTGACTCCGAGAAGCCTGGCATTTCATCAATGATTAGCAAATCTAAGAGTCCAGCGCTGCCCGAGGACAGCGCTGAATGTCCAATTTGTCAAAAGCATTTTCCGCTCGAGTACCTACAAAGGACGCACTTGGATGAATGCTTGACGATGGGCTCCCTGGGTGCTGCAGCGAAGCCTACAAGCCCGCCCAAAATTGGAAAAGCGAGCAATGAAACCACAGTCTCTGTTCAACCTGCAGCAGAACGCATTTCTGAGCCCTCAGTTTCAGCTAATACCACGCATAGTAATAGGTATTTGGAATCtggccaaaaacaagggGTCGCGAGACTTGCAAAACTAAACTTCTCTTCGATGAGCATGCAACAGCTCAAGTCAAAGCTTACATCTTTAAAGCTTTCTACCATTGGAAGCCGGCAGCAGCTTATTAATAGATACAACCATTATGAGATGTTATGGAACAGCAATTTCATGGACTCTATAGAACCCTTGGAGGAAAAGGAGCTGCGAAGGAGACTTGCAAGCTGGGAGGCAACGCATAATTCTTCGGAAGGTACACTAAGAAAAGGCAATATCTCGaaactgctcaacaagaattCCACCACAAGAATAAAGGATTTCAAAACAGATCGTTTCGACAGAAAAGGTTGGATACTTGCACATCAACAGGAATTCAATGAACTTTTAGAGGAAGCGCGTCACAACCTTGCCAAAGCAAATAAAATGAAATACTCGGCATCCAATCAGGATGAGGTTGAAGACGCCGAACAAGCAGAAAGCCACCCCAACAGCATTTCATGCGAAAAGGGTGAGATACCCAGCAACCAACTGGTCGTGAAAACTGAAGAGATTTCAACCTCAAGCCAGGGTACCACAGGTGTTTAA